Proteins from a single region of Pseudopedobacter saltans DSM 12145:
- the purL gene encoding phosphoribosylformylglycinamidine synthase → MIVFAKSNSGSIYAIHSQNPISSEDKEKLNWLLDGKVLDNNTLEGFFKGPRKEMLTPWATNAVEITQNMGIQGILRIEEFSEVDNANAAHDSMLEVIYNGLGQDIFEINIKPEPIKYIDDIDTFNKEEGLALSDEEINYLKSVAEKNGRKLTDSEVFGFSQVNSEHCRHKIFNGRFIIDGEEKPLSLFKLIKKTTETNPNKVVSAYKDNVSFTKGPKIEQFAPATQDKADFFEIKEVDSVLSLKAETHNFPTTVEPFNGAATGSGGEIRDRIAGGIGSAPLAGTAVYMTAYSRLEEGRTWENGMAERNWLYQTPMDILIKASNGASDFGNKFGQPVINGSVFTFEHQENGKRYGFDKVIMQAGGVGYGLYKDAKKNDPKAGDKIVVMGGDNYRIGMGGSAVSSLDTGASNSAIELNAIQRSNPEMQKRVFNAIRAMMESGHNPIVSIHDHGAGGHLNCLSELVEATGGKIDLAKLPVGDPTLSAKEICGNESQERMGLVIQEKDIDTLQKVAERERAPFYVVGDITGDHQFTFESSVTGEKPIDWKLEDMFGNPPKTIMNDEKQNDSFSDIEYKEEKLADYLNDVLQLEAVACKDWLTNKVDRSVTGRVAQQQNVGSLQLPLSNFGAMAMDYRGKAGVATAVGHAPAIALANPAAGSRIAIAESLANIVFAPIESGLAGISLSANWMWPCKNKGEDARLYEAVEAVSDFACELGINIPTGKDSLSMTQKYKDGVVYSPGTVIISASGEVTDVKKHVTPNLVKEEGTELIYIDLTKSPLALGGSSFAQVLNKVGNNTPDIKDVAYFKAAFNAVQDLIENDLVLAGHDVSSGGLITTLLEMCFAEKNIAINANVDFFKESSLVKVLFAENPALVLQVKNAEEVKNALAAKGVQAEKIGTVVKGNELTVNLNGNSKSFNVDDLRTTWYKTSYLLDAKQTKPELAKERFENYTNHELQFNYPAHFTGKMVDLGLEHGRKTKSGIKAAIIREKGVNGDREMAYSMFLAGFDVKDVHMTDLIAGREDLSDVNFIVYVGGFSNSDVLGSAKGWAGAFLYNEKAKAALDNFYARPDTLSLGVCNGCQLMVELGLIYPEHQERVKMKHNSSGKFESIFLNVNIAKNTNSILLKSLAGSKLGIWVAHGEGKFEFPYECSEYNIAIGYSHGTYPANPNGSRDNTAAIVSKDGRHLAMMPHLERAIFPWQTGFYPNERKSDEVTPWIEAFVNARKWIEENKK, encoded by the coding sequence ATGATCGTTTTTGCTAAAAGCAATAGTGGTAGTATTTACGCCATACATTCTCAAAATCCAATCTCTTCAGAAGACAAAGAAAAACTGAACTGGCTGTTAGACGGCAAAGTATTAGACAACAATACTTTAGAGGGATTTTTTAAAGGTCCGCGTAAAGAAATGTTAACTCCGTGGGCAACAAATGCCGTAGAAATTACTCAGAATATGGGTATTCAGGGTATTTTACGTATCGAAGAGTTTTCTGAAGTAGACAATGCAAACGCTGCTCACGACAGCATGCTGGAAGTAATTTATAATGGCCTGGGTCAGGATATTTTCGAAATCAATATCAAACCAGAGCCTATTAAATATATTGATGACATTGACACCTTCAATAAAGAAGAAGGTTTGGCATTGAGTGACGAAGAAATAAATTACCTGAAATCTGTTGCCGAGAAAAACGGACGTAAACTAACAGATTCTGAAGTTTTTGGTTTTTCTCAGGTAAACTCAGAACACTGCCGTCATAAAATATTCAATGGTCGTTTCATTATAGATGGTGAGGAGAAACCGCTTTCACTATTCAAATTGATTAAGAAAACTACAGAGACCAATCCTAACAAAGTAGTTTCTGCATATAAAGACAATGTTTCTTTTACCAAAGGGCCAAAAATAGAGCAATTTGCTCCGGCTACACAGGATAAAGCAGACTTCTTCGAAATTAAAGAAGTGGATTCTGTTCTTTCTCTGAAAGCTGAGACGCATAACTTCCCTACTACGGTAGAGCCATTCAATGGTGCTGCTACTGGTTCTGGTGGTGAGATCAGAGACAGGATTGCCGGAGGTATTGGTAGTGCTCCTTTAGCCGGAACCGCGGTTTACATGACCGCTTATTCCCGTTTGGAAGAAGGCAGAACATGGGAAAACGGCATGGCAGAAAGAAACTGGTTATACCAAACACCTATGGATATCCTGATCAAAGCGTCTAATGGTGCTTCGGATTTCGGAAATAAATTCGGTCAGCCGGTAATCAACGGTTCTGTGTTCACTTTCGAGCATCAGGAAAACGGAAAACGTTACGGTTTCGACAAAGTGATTATGCAGGCGGGTGGCGTTGGCTACGGTTTGTATAAAGACGCTAAAAAGAACGATCCTAAAGCCGGCGATAAAATTGTGGTGATGGGTGGCGATAACTACCGTATTGGTATGGGCGGTTCGGCAGTATCTTCTTTAGATACCGGAGCTTCTAACAGCGCTATCGAGCTGAACGCTATCCAACGTTCTAACCCCGAAATGCAAAAAAGGGTTTTTAACGCCATCAGGGCGATGATGGAAAGTGGACATAACCCAATTGTTTCTATCCACGACCATGGTGCTGGCGGTCATTTAAACTGTCTTTCTGAATTGGTGGAAGCTACAGGCGGTAAGATTGATCTTGCTAAATTACCTGTGGGCGACCCTACCCTTTCTGCTAAAGAAATCTGCGGAAACGAGTCTCAGGAAAGAATGGGATTGGTAATTCAGGAAAAAGATATCGATACATTACAAAAAGTAGCTGAAAGAGAAAGAGCACCTTTCTATGTGGTTGGTGATATCACCGGCGACCATCAGTTTACTTTTGAATCTTCGGTTACCGGCGAAAAACCTATCGACTGGAAACTGGAAGATATGTTCGGTAATCCTCCGAAAACGATTATGAATGACGAGAAACAAAATGATAGTTTCTCTGATATCGAATATAAAGAAGAAAAATTAGCAGACTATCTGAATGATGTTCTTCAACTGGAAGCTGTTGCTTGTAAAGACTGGTTAACAAACAAGGTTGACCGTTCTGTAACAGGTAGAGTTGCCCAACAACAAAACGTAGGTTCTTTACAATTACCATTAAGCAATTTTGGTGCTATGGCTATGGATTACAGAGGAAAAGCTGGCGTGGCAACTGCTGTTGGACATGCGCCTGCAATTGCTTTGGCTAATCCTGCTGCCGGTTCAAGAATCGCTATTGCTGAATCTTTGGCAAACATCGTTTTTGCGCCTATCGAAAGTGGTCTTGCTGGTATTTCTTTGAGTGCCAACTGGATGTGGCCTTGTAAAAATAAAGGTGAAGATGCTCGTTTATACGAAGCTGTTGAAGCGGTAAGTGATTTTGCCTGCGAATTGGGAATCAATATCCCTACAGGTAAAGACTCGTTATCTATGACACAGAAATACAAAGACGGCGTGGTTTACTCTCCGGGTACTGTTATTATTTCTGCTTCTGGTGAGGTAACAGATGTTAAAAAACATGTTACACCTAATTTGGTAAAAGAAGAAGGTACTGAGTTAATCTATATCGATTTAACTAAATCTCCTTTAGCTTTAGGCGGATCTTCTTTTGCACAGGTATTAAATAAAGTTGGAAACAACACTCCTGACATTAAAGATGTAGCTTATTTTAAAGCTGCTTTTAATGCTGTTCAGGATTTAATTGAGAATGATCTGGTTCTTGCGGGTCACGACGTTTCTTCCGGTGGTTTAATTACTACTTTATTGGAAATGTGTTTCGCAGAAAAGAATATCGCTATTAATGCCAATGTTGATTTCTTCAAAGAATCTAGTCTGGTAAAAGTATTATTTGCAGAAAATCCTGCTTTGGTACTTCAGGTTAAAAATGCGGAAGAGGTTAAAAACGCATTAGCAGCAAAAGGTGTTCAGGCAGAGAAAATAGGTACGGTTGTAAAAGGAAATGAACTGACAGTGAACTTAAACGGTAACAGCAAATCTTTCAACGTTGACGATTTAAGAACTACCTGGTACAAAACATCTTATTTATTAGATGCTAAACAAACCAAGCCAGAATTGGCGAAAGAACGTTTCGAGAATTATACCAACCACGAATTGCAATTCAACTATCCGGCACATTTTACCGGGAAAATGGTTGATTTAGGTTTAGAGCATGGCAGAAAAACGAAAAGCGGAATTAAGGCGGCAATCATCAGAGAAAAAGGTGTAAATGGCGACCGTGAGATGGCCTACTCGATGTTCTTAGCTGGTTTTGACGTAAAAGACGTTCACATGACCGACCTGATTGCAGGTAGAGAAGATCTTTCTGACGTAAACTTTATTGTTTATGTAGGTGGTTTCTCTAACTCCGATGTTTTAGGTTCTGCCAAAGGCTGGGCTGGTGCATTCTTGTATAACGAGAAAGCGAAAGCTGCTTTAGATAATTTCTATGCCCGTCCCGACACTTTATCTTTAGGTGTTTGTAACGGCTGCCAGTTAATGGTAGAATTAGGTTTGATTTATCCTGAGCATCAAGAAAGAGTAAAAATGAAACATAACAGTTCAGGTAAATTTGAATCTATCTTCCTGAATGTGAATATTGCTAAAAATACCAACTCGATCTTATTAAAATCTTTGGCTGGTTCTAAATTGGGTATCTGGGTTGCTCACGGAGAGGGTAAATTCGAATTCCCTTACGAATGCAGCGAATATAACATTGCTATTGGTTACAGCCACGGAACTTATCCTGCAAATCCTAACGGATCGAGAGATAATACCGCTGCTATCGTTTCTAAAGATGGCCGTCATTTAGCCATGATGCCTCACTTGGAAAGAGCAATTTTCCCTTGGCAAACTGGTTTCTATCCTAACGAAAGAAAATCTGACGAGGTTACGCCTTGGATTGAGGCTTTCGTTAACGCCAGAAAATGGATTGAGGAAAATAAAAAATAA
- a CDS encoding DEAD/DEAH box helicase, protein MTSFETLNLIQPIQKALKALNYQTPTPIQAQAIPLILQRKDLLGCAQTGTGKTAAFAIPILQLLDEDLKKNHQKNTIKALIVTPTRELAIQIGDSFSDYGKNLRLKHAVIFGGVNQKSQVDALQKGVDILVATPGRLLDLMHQKHLSLKHINLFVLDEADRMLDMGFINDVKKIIAVLPQHRQSLFFSATMPPVIQKLSEEILKSPVKVEVTPVSSTADTINQTVFFVDKNNKNDLLLHILKDQLLDSVLVFTRTKHGADRVVKTLAKQHIKSAAIHGNKSQNARQRALDDFKTKAIRVLVATDIAARGIDIDSLKYVINYEIPNIPETYVHRIGRSGRAGAEGIAISFCDVDEKPFLKDIEKIIGKSVPLGEDNPFPMENFVAKETSKKQGKKPQQQARKPEGNKPKAAHKGKDNDRKENNWKNKERSFSKEGNSQSNWESKRRRFRKSS, encoded by the coding sequence ATGACATCGTTTGAAACGTTAAACTTAATTCAACCTATACAAAAAGCCTTAAAGGCTTTAAATTACCAAACCCCCACTCCAATTCAAGCTCAGGCTATTCCACTTATTTTACAACGGAAAGATCTGTTGGGATGTGCTCAAACGGGAACCGGAAAAACTGCTGCTTTTGCGATCCCTATTTTACAGTTATTGGATGAAGATCTGAAGAAGAACCATCAAAAGAATACCATTAAGGCATTGATAGTCACGCCAACGCGTGAATTGGCTATTCAGATTGGCGACAGCTTTAGTGATTACGGCAAAAACCTGAGGTTAAAACATGCTGTAATTTTTGGTGGGGTAAATCAAAAATCGCAGGTAGACGCTTTACAAAAAGGTGTAGATATTTTAGTGGCTACTCCAGGACGTTTGCTGGATCTGATGCATCAAAAGCACCTGAGCTTAAAGCATATCAACCTTTTTGTGCTGGACGAAGCTGACAGAATGCTGGACATGGGATTTATTAATGATGTTAAAAAGATTATTGCAGTATTGCCTCAGCACAGACAATCGCTATTCTTTTCGGCTACCATGCCGCCTGTCATTCAGAAATTGTCTGAAGAGATTTTAAAATCACCTGTTAAGGTAGAAGTTACTCCCGTTTCGTCTACTGCAGATACCATTAATCAGACTGTATTTTTTGTAGACAAAAACAATAAGAACGATTTACTGCTCCATATCCTGAAAGACCAGTTGCTTGATTCTGTTCTGGTATTTACCCGTACGAAACATGGTGCTGACAGGGTTGTGAAAACATTGGCTAAACAGCATATCAAGTCTGCCGCCATACATGGCAATAAATCTCAAAATGCCAGACAACGCGCTTTAGACGATTTTAAAACTAAAGCTATACGTGTATTGGTTGCTACCGATATTGCTGCCAGAGGTATAGATATAGACAGTCTGAAATATGTAATTAACTACGAGATTCCGAATATCCCAGAAACTTATGTGCATAGAATAGGAAGAAGCGGAAGAGCCGGAGCCGAAGGTATCGCTATTTCTTTTTGTGATGTAGACGAAAAACCATTTTTAAAGGATATTGAGAAAATCATTGGAAAAAGTGTTCCTCTCGGTGAGGATAATCCTTTCCCTATGGAAAACTTTGTTGCCAAAGAAACGAGTAAAAAGCAAGGCAAGAAGCCACAACAGCAGGCTAGAAAACCTGAAGGTAACAAGCCTAAAGCAGCTCATAAAGGCAAAGATAACGACAGAAAAGAAAACAACTGGAAGAATAAAGAGAGAAGCTTTTCTAAAGAAGGGAATTCACAATCGAACTGGGAATCTAAAAGGAGAAGATTTAGAAAAAGTAGTTAA
- a CDS encoding FKBP-type peptidyl-prolyl cis-trans isomerase, with amino-acid sequence MKIDNKNVVSVTYDLYITENGEKKHVESATTDRPLVFLFGVGMMLPKFEENLIGLSIGDDYSFSLSAGDAYGEYDEAAVVSLPKDMFTNQGGLPEPGAVLPLQDNQGNQFQGRVVSIAEDGVLVDLNHPMAGHELHFNGTIQDVRPATQEELDHGHVHGEGGHHH; translated from the coding sequence ATGAAAATTGACAACAAAAACGTAGTATCGGTAACTTATGATCTATATATTACTGAGAATGGAGAAAAAAAACACGTAGAAAGCGCTACTACAGACAGACCCCTGGTATTTTTATTTGGAGTAGGAATGATGCTTCCAAAATTTGAAGAAAACTTAATAGGACTTTCTATAGGTGATGATTATTCGTTCTCTTTATCAGCTGGTGATGCTTACGGCGAATATGATGAGGCTGCGGTGGTAAGCTTACCTAAAGATATGTTTACAAATCAGGGTGGTTTGCCTGAGCCGGGAGCTGTTCTTCCGTTACAAGATAATCAGGGAAATCAATTCCAAGGTAGAGTAGTATCTATAGCAGAAGATGGTGTTTTGGTTGACTTAAACCATCCGATGGCCGGACACGAATTACATTTCAACGGAACTATTCAGGATGTAAGACCAGCGACTCAAGAAGAGTTAGATCACGGTCACGTTCATGGAGAAGGTGGTCATCATCACTAA
- a CDS encoding thioredoxin domain-containing protein — MANRLAQESSPYLLQHAHNPVDWFPWGKEALEKARAENKLILVSVGYSACHWCHVMEHESFEDEEVAQIMNEHFVCIKVDREERPDIDQIYMNAVQLMTGRGGWPLNCFCLPDQRPIYGGTYFQKEDWKNILHNLAGFYANKLQEAEEYAVRLMDGINQSERLSFVKEEKEYTQEHIENIVKPWKMHFDFSEGGQNRAPKFPMPDNWAFLMKVAHLMKDDAAFVITRLTLDKMAAGGIYDQLGGGFARYSVDHEWHIPHFEKMLYDNGQLMSLYADAYKYYKNERYKEVVYETYDWIKREMTSPEYGFYSALDADSEGVEGKFYTWDKQEIEKILDKEQAAIFNAYYAVTDEGNWEEEEINHLWIRKEKQHIAEAFHISIERLDEIIQHSKTQLLEYRNKRIHPGLDDKILTSWNALMLKGLCDAYKAFADQQFLTLALDNAKFLLNNLCREDGMLYRNYKNGKATIEAFLDDYALLAQAFISLYEVTFDEAWIFKAKSLCDYVIKHFSDAQSGMFFYTSDASEALVARKYEIMDNVIPSSNSVMAWNLRKLSLLFDQEDYSHIYKGMLRTVEPQMASYGSAYSNWASLLLDEVFGTYEIAITGGMSESLRKDFEKNYIPNKIILGGKSGTLPLLEDKFINGTWIFVCENKTCQLPANNIQDAIKQILK; from the coding sequence ATGGCAAATAGATTAGCACAAGAGTCATCACCCTATTTATTGCAGCATGCTCATAATCCGGTAGATTGGTTTCCGTGGGGAAAAGAAGCACTGGAAAAGGCCAGGGCCGAAAATAAACTGATTCTGGTGAGTGTCGGATATTCAGCCTGTCACTGGTGTCATGTAATGGAACATGAAAGTTTCGAGGACGAAGAGGTGGCGCAGATTATGAATGAGCATTTTGTATGCATTAAGGTAGATCGGGAAGAAAGACCGGATATCGATCAGATCTATATGAATGCCGTTCAGCTGATGACAGGTAGGGGTGGGTGGCCTTTAAACTGCTTTTGTTTGCCAGATCAGCGTCCTATTTATGGAGGAACTTATTTTCAGAAAGAAGACTGGAAAAACATACTGCATAATCTGGCAGGCTTTTATGCCAACAAACTTCAGGAAGCCGAAGAATATGCTGTGCGGTTAATGGATGGTATCAATCAATCAGAACGTCTGTCTTTTGTTAAAGAAGAAAAGGAATACACTCAAGAACATATCGAAAATATTGTCAAGCCCTGGAAAATGCATTTCGATTTTTCGGAAGGCGGACAAAACCGCGCACCTAAATTTCCAATGCCCGATAACTGGGCCTTTTTAATGAAAGTTGCACACCTGATGAAAGATGATGCCGCATTCGTAATTACCCGGTTAACCTTGGATAAAATGGCTGCGGGTGGTATTTATGATCAATTGGGAGGTGGGTTTGCGCGTTACTCGGTAGATCACGAATGGCACATCCCGCATTTCGAAAAAATGCTTTACGACAATGGACAATTAATGTCTCTGTATGCCGATGCCTATAAATATTATAAGAATGAGCGTTATAAAGAAGTTGTTTATGAAACTTACGACTGGATAAAACGGGAAATGACATCACCCGAATATGGTTTTTATTCCGCTCTGGATGCCGATAGTGAAGGTGTTGAAGGAAAATTTTATACCTGGGATAAGCAGGAAATAGAAAAGATTCTAGATAAAGAGCAAGCAGCTATTTTTAATGCATATTACGCGGTTACAGATGAAGGTAACTGGGAAGAAGAGGAAATCAACCATCTTTGGATAAGGAAAGAAAAGCAGCATATTGCCGAAGCCTTTCATATTTCGATTGAAAGGCTGGACGAAATTATTCAGCACAGTAAAACCCAACTACTCGAATACAGAAATAAAAGAATACATCCAGGTTTGGACGATAAAATCCTTACCTCATGGAATGCCTTGATGTTAAAAGGTTTGTGCGATGCCTATAAGGCTTTTGCAGATCAGCAATTTTTAACACTGGCTTTGGATAATGCCAAATTCCTGTTAAACAATCTTTGCAGAGAAGATGGAATGCTTTATCGTAATTATAAAAATGGTAAAGCAACAATAGAAGCTTTTTTAGATGACTATGCCTTATTGGCACAAGCATTTATCTCGCTTTACGAGGTGACATTTGATGAAGCATGGATATTCAAAGCAAAATCTCTTTGCGACTATGTGATAAAACATTTCTCTGATGCCCAGTCAGGTATGTTTTTTTATACATCTGATGCAAGCGAAGCGCTTGTTGCCAGAAAGTATGAAATCATGGATAATGTCATTCCGTCTTCCAATTCTGTTATGGCATGGAATTTAAGGAAATTAAGTTTATTGTTCGATCAGGAGGATTACAGCCATATTTACAAAGGGATGTTAAGAACTGTAGAACCGCAAATGGCTTCTTATGGTTCAGCTTATTCAAATTGGGCTTCATTATTGTTAGATGAAGTATTCGGAACGTATGAAATCGCTATAACAGGCGGCATGTCAGAAAGTCTGCGTAAAGACTTCGAAAAAAACTATATTCCAAATAAGATAATTTTGGGTGGTAAATCTGGAACATTACCTTTGTTGGAAGATAAGTTTATAAATGGTACTTGGATTTTTGTTTGTGAAAATAAAACCTGTCAATTGCCAGCGAATAATATACAAGACGCAATTAAACAAATATTAAAATAG
- a CDS encoding glycoside hydrolase family 25 protein gives MPPATKVPSTRKKNPITRSAARKPRTRKAKKKSFTEKYKWKIVIAIVVLLLFSPFYYGKIIRTTVSTGRWIKDLFIFNDYPHYDKLNVKVPRRFYVHGIDVSSYQQKIKWHLVDSMNDDGVKISFAFMKATEGVTLVDPYFQRNWRESKENNIIRGAYHYFKPRKSGIWQARFFMQTAKFEQGDLPPVLDIEEIGHLSKEELQANVQDFLDEVERKVRVKPIIYTGYKFYVDYLQGKFDDYPLWVAHYYKPKLKLENTQWKFWQHTDEATIDGIKGKTDLNVFNGDEEDLSSLLIQHHLY, from the coding sequence ATGCCGCCAGCTACCAAAGTTCCGTCGACGAGAAAGAAAAATCCAATAACAAGAAGTGCCGCAAGAAAACCTCGGACCAGGAAAGCCAAAAAGAAAAGTTTTACCGAAAAATACAAATGGAAAATCGTTATAGCCATTGTAGTTTTATTGTTGTTTTCTCCGTTCTATTACGGAAAAATTATACGAACTACAGTTTCTACCGGCAGATGGATTAAAGACCTGTTTATATTTAACGATTATCCGCATTACGATAAGCTGAATGTGAAAGTCCCAAGACGTTTTTATGTACATGGGATAGATGTTTCTTCCTATCAGCAAAAAATAAAATGGCATTTGGTAGATTCCATGAACGATGATGGTGTCAAGATATCCTTTGCGTTTATGAAAGCCACCGAGGGAGTAACCCTTGTCGATCCTTATTTCCAACGTAATTGGCGCGAGAGCAAAGAGAACAATATTATACGCGGGGCCTACCATTACTTTAAACCAAGAAAATCTGGTATATGGCAGGCCAGATTTTTTATGCAGACCGCTAAATTCGAACAGGGCGACCTGCCACCAGTTTTAGATATAGAAGAAATAGGACATTTGTCTAAAGAAGAGCTGCAGGCTAATGTTCAGGACTTTTTAGATGAGGTAGAACGAAAAGTAAGGGTAAAACCCATTATTTATACGGGATACAAATTCTATGTGGATTATTTACAGGGTAAGTTTGATGATTATCCGCTTTGGGTAGCGCATTATTACAAGCCAAAACTAAAACTGGAAAATACCCAATGGAAATTCTGGCAACATACAGACGAAGCTACTATAGATGGTATAAAAGGTAAAACGGACTTAAATGTGTTCAACGGAGATGAAGAAGACCTGAGTTCTCTGCTCATTCAGCACCATCTTTATTAG
- a CDS encoding TetR/AcrR family transcriptional regulator, whose protein sequence is MDINAKQKEILLVAEDLFAKNGFDGTSVRDIAQEAGINVAMINYYFGSKEGLLETLVKERADNHKLDPKEYNFETDPFKRLDRMIEHYIETKIANQHIYQILSTEASVKKRVVNSANFIELRKHNINCLAEIVEYGCQQKAFRYYDPILLHTTMIGTFMNFRMNQSIFEELLKTDPEQDFDQFLREGLTKHLKFTIKAILTHEN, encoded by the coding sequence ATGGACATCAACGCCAAACAAAAAGAGATTTTATTAGTAGCTGAAGATTTATTCGCTAAAAACGGTTTCGACGGAACTTCTGTTAGAGACATAGCACAAGAAGCAGGCATAAACGTTGCTATGATAAATTACTATTTCGGTTCTAAGGAAGGGCTTTTAGAAACGCTTGTAAAGGAAAGAGCGGATAACCACAAATTAGATCCCAAAGAATATAATTTTGAAACAGATCCTTTCAAACGTCTTGACAGAATGATTGAGCATTATATTGAGACTAAAATAGCCAATCAGCATATCTACCAGATACTGTCTACAGAAGCGTCTGTAAAAAAGCGAGTAGTTAATTCGGCCAATTTTATTGAACTAAGGAAACATAATATCAACTGCTTAGCAGAAATTGTTGAATATGGATGCCAACAAAAAGCGTTCAGATACTATGACCCTATTTTGCTACACACTACCATGATTGGAACATTCATGAATTTCAGGATGAATCAATCAATTTTTGAAGAGTTGTTAAAGACAGATCCGGAACAGGACTTTGACCAATTTTTGAGAGAAGGTCTTACTAAACATTTAAAATTTACAATAAAAGCAATATTAACTCATGAAAATTAA
- a CDS encoding TolC family protein, producing the protein MKIKHWTFASSIIMSSFSIHAQERKHLDIEEVLHLAFTQSNQAKALDASVQTKQLQYEAAKDNYLPETKLSGTYLALNTPNIDLKINKSSSNNGGNTNGNGSEIAPNQLMLGQLSVNMPIYAGGKIRNSVKTAEDTWKAAELNTVATKQNLSVQALHLYLALYKAQQTTSLIAENIKKSEQQVKDFKAMEENGIIARNDLLKAELQLSNYKVSYQEAAKNVKVLNYQLTTLLGLGENVELDDIKLSKALLSSNATEGNLKDRYEIKALEAQKNVAEDQIKVTKSAYKPTLFATAGYAAINVPSVVTVTNALNAGVGLSYDLGSLYKNKRKVNVAKQSLVEVERNLAVTEDKIKNQIQEAQQDVVLAKEKNKLHRQALDQANENYRITKDKYNNGVADTDDLLTADVQQLQSKISLAIGEADLVESYYNLLLANGQLNIQ; encoded by the coding sequence ATGAAAATTAAGCATTGGACATTTGCATCCTCTATTATAATGAGTTCCTTTTCTATACATGCACAGGAAAGGAAACATTTGGACATAGAAGAGGTGCTGCATTTAGCGTTCACACAATCTAATCAGGCCAAAGCATTAGATGCAAGTGTACAAACAAAACAACTACAATATGAAGCAGCCAAAGACAACTACCTACCAGAAACAAAACTATCCGGCACTTACCTCGCCCTAAATACACCTAACATAGATTTAAAGATAAATAAGTCATCTTCCAATAACGGTGGAAACACCAACGGAAATGGTTCTGAAATAGCTCCAAACCAATTGATGCTTGGACAGCTTTCTGTAAATATGCCAATATATGCTGGTGGAAAAATCAGAAACAGCGTAAAAACAGCAGAAGACACCTGGAAAGCTGCGGAGTTAAATACTGTAGCGACTAAGCAAAATTTATCGGTACAGGCTTTACACCTTTATCTTGCATTATACAAAGCACAGCAAACTACCTCTTTAATTGCTGAAAATATTAAAAAATCTGAGCAACAGGTTAAAGACTTTAAGGCTATGGAAGAGAATGGTATTATTGCCAGAAATGATTTATTAAAAGCCGAATTACAACTCTCTAACTATAAGGTTTCCTATCAGGAAGCAGCTAAAAATGTAAAGGTATTGAATTACCAGCTTACTACTTTATTAGGCCTTGGAGAAAATGTAGAACTGGATGATATTAAATTGTCCAAAGCCCTGTTAAGCAGTAACGCTACCGAAGGCAACTTGAAAGACCGTTATGAAATTAAAGCATTGGAAGCGCAAAAGAATGTAGCTGAAGATCAGATAAAAGTTACCAAATCGGCCTATAAACCTACCCTATTTGCTACTGCAGGTTATGCTGCCATAAATGTACCCAGTGTTGTAACGGTTACCAACGCACTTAATGCAGGTGTTGGCCTTTCTTATGATTTGGGTTCTTTATACAAAAACAAAAGGAAAGTTAATGTAGCAAAGCAAAGCTTGGTAGAGGTAGAAAGAAATCTTGCCGTTACTGAAGATAAAATCAAGAATCAAATACAGGAAGCTCAACAGGATGTAGTGCTGGCTAAGGAAAAAAACAAACTTCATCGACAGGCACTGGATCAGGCAAATGAGAACTACCGTATCACGAAAGACAAATATAACAATGGTGTTGCTGATACAGATGATCTTTTGACTGCCGATGTGCAACAGTTGCAAAGTAAAATCAGCCTGGCTATAGGCGAAGCTGATCTGGTAGAAAGTTATTACAATTTATTATTAGCAAACGGTCAACTAAACATACAATAG